TTGCTGTTATGAAGTaccttaaaaaaaaattatattatcaatcacatgtgattgataaaAAGTTTTTGATGGGAttggccaatcacatgtgattacatATATAAATAGACATGTAAATATTTTTCACAGGTTCTGATATAAGTGGCTACATTTTTGAATcagcaatcacatgtgattatatacATAAACATAGATGTAAATAAATTTTACTTTGTAATGGAAGAACTGTTTTTCTTCATTCGAACcctcttttatcttctctttttcctCTTTAACAACATAGATTTCCGTTTCTTCCTCCTTGTCCATATTATCCACTAAACAGCTATACAATGCTTCATAAATCTCTTTTTGAACGATTGCAAAAATAGCATGTGTGTAAACCTTTAATGCATGCTTTTCAATTTTAAGCTGAGTTAACAATTTTGAATTTTTCTTAATTGTCTGTGCATCCAAAAATTCTTGCTTTGAACTCTGTTTTAACATTGCAGATTCAAAGTCGTCCATAAAAGTTAATAGATTTGCTGCTGATCTTGTAAAGTTTGAAAAAAGCATTCTCACTCTCTGATCTTGAAGTAGTTCGCATCAAACCAAACATTTCAGTGTCGATAAAATATGCTGGTATCCAAGTTGATATAATATCAAACATATGTTTGAACTAACTATCATTTTTCAATGAGAAATTGTGCATCAACTTTTCATATCTTTCTTCAAAAACATTTGGTTCGATGTACATATTCCAAACAAGCTTATTAAGTCTATTCTTGAAGCCTTTTTCTACTTCATCTTCAATAGTAGGAATTGCTTCTTGAATCTGTAATTACATATCATTTTTAATCATTCATATTAAGCAAATCATGTATCATTAAACatatcaatcacatgtgattaaattcaTACCTTTGATGGCACCTTTCGCATAATGTGCCACATGCATAGTCTATGTTTTGCCGTCTTAAAAACCTCTTTTATCGCTATCGTCATTGATTTGTCCTGATCTGTCACTATCATGTTTGGCTCTTTCTCGAATGTCTTCATGAAACATCTAAGAAGCCATGTGTAACTCTCGGCTGTTTCATTCCTGATCAATCTCACAGCAACAGTGACACACCTACGGTGGTTATCTATGCCAGTAAATGGTACAAACTTCATGTTGTACCTGTCAATATAAAGATAATGTAAGAAACTCAAATAAGCCAAATAACATGTCAATCATACGTGATTAGAAATTGTAATGAGCCAAAtaacatgtcaatcacatgtgattagaaacCATAATGAGCCAAGAAAACATGTCAATCACAAGTGATTGTAAACTTTAATGATCCAGAAAATATGTCAATCACAAGTGATTAGAAACCCTAGTGAGCCATAAAACATTTCAATCACATGTGTTTAGAAACTCTAGTGAGCCAGAAAACATACCTGTTCGTTCTACACGTTGCATCAAATAAGATTATGTCACTAAACTCATTGTAGTTGCATTTTGCAACTTCATCGGCCTAGAAAATTGAATGTAGTTGACTTTTTTCAAGCTTGTACTCAAATGAAAAACCAGGAACATATTTCTTCCGTTCTTCCATTTTGTTAACGAGCATTTGAGAATCACTTGCATTGATAAAAACATTCAAATCTCATCTCCGGTTTCTTAGATCAGTTACAGTCCCATGCACATTTTTCTCAGACCCTTTCATATTGCTATAAACTTCGTATGCTTTTGTTGGACCAACATTTGACACTGACGAATGGTATACAAACAACTGCTCTGCATACTTCATCTGTCTTTCCGCTTTACTTAAATGTCGCTACTCTAGGGGTAGTAACTCATCATTATGTTGTTCTTGAAATTCGGACAGTATAAACGTATTAGTTTCATACACCCAGTCGAATTTAACCCTAGCCCTACATCCGGTGCATTCCATGTTGCTTTTTTTAATTGGCTTTTTATTACTTTGCAATGTGTCAAAGTTCACTTGCATTGGTATGCCACCCCTATTGCACAAGTAATATTTCTGCTTTACTAACCCAGATTTTAAAGTCTTTTGAGTCGACTTTCTTATGTCAAAACATGCATTAAGCGCATATAACCTATACATTTTTTCACACTCTTCAAGTGTTCCATAATTTTTTTCAACAACTGGTAGTAAACTTTCATCAACGATTGGTGCATAATACAATGAACCACCTGGTGTTTCGTTTTTACGCGTTGTAGCTACTTTTGGTGTATCTAAAGCTGTCCAAAAAAAatagacaatcacatgtgatttaaatGTTCACTAAATATAACTTAAACAACTAACACATGATCGCTGACTAATATGTTATTTTCACTCATTCATATCTAATAAAGATAATCACATGCGATTTAACTGTTATTCACTCATTCATATGACAAATGACTTTAACAATCACAAGTTATTTTTAACAAGAAACAAGTGCATGATAAGAGATACAATAATATACATATCACATATAGTATTATCATAaaacaaaatcacatgtgattaaataaagataatcacatgtgattgaataaatACAATCACAATATAATCACAAGTATTAAATCACAGTAATGTATCATCATaatacccaatcacatgtgatctaATACGAAAAAATTTACAATCTGTTTTATTTCATCATATGTATAATCACATGTATTAACATAAAACGCAATCACATTCACATGTGATCACTAATCAATTTTAATTCACAGTAATGTATTATCATAAAAACGCAATCACATGTGAACCAATACGAAACAAAAAACATACCTTTAGTGTTATCTATAATTTCTTCATCACTGATCTCGTATTCTACTTCAATTGGTTCGTTTTCTGGCTCCATTGCTTCGTATTCTGCTTCCATTGATTAATTGATTGGACAATTTGATTCGCAGTAGTGAAACAATCAAGCAACAAAATACATATCattaaactcaatcacatgtgactgACTAACTGGAAATTTACAACAGTTCAGTTTCTGTCTTCATTCTATTTATCATTATCACTTTATATCACAGTAATGCATATCATAAAACACTTACATGTGATTTTTCAGTTTTCTAACTGGAAATTACATGTGATTGACTAAGAAATTACTCAAATTCAAAGTAAATACTGTTTCATCCAaatgtaatcacatgtgattgaagaagaAACAATACACATACCTTCAGCATTCTGGATTTCGATTTGTTCTTCGTTACTGATATCGATTTCTGGTTCCATTTGCTTAAATTGAAGGTGAATATCAATTGATTTtgagaacgaattcgtatatcctgCAATTTTTGAGTGATCGACTGCTTTTACGAATCAACTTTAAATCCGTTAAGGAATCGTATGATCATCAATCGGAGCTATAACGGTGTTAACGAGGTTGAAGATGACTGATCGTTCGCTGGAGAAACGTTAATCGCTGATCGCCAGGAACCCGTTAGGGTTTTTGAGGGATTTGATCGATAGCCTTCGTGGTTTTGTTACGTACGTAAGGGTGTAATTGGCAAATGACGATAATACTCTCGCTGTACAAATTGGTGGTTTAATCTGGTGCATTGATCAAAAAAGATCCAAGGGCTGAGATGTGCTCCTTGGATCTCAACCTTTTCCTTGTTTTCTCCTGATTACAACTCCTAAATAATAATGTTAAATTATCGTTTTAACTTTACGTATGTGAACAAGTAAATGAATATGATTTGTTTAATAAATATTGTGCATCGCTACTAAGTAATGAATTATTCACACTACACACTAAGACTTACACCACAAGCTCACATAAATAAAAGTAGTTCTCTATTTTTTTCTTAAAAGCAAAGATTATATTAAAATTTGAAGAGTTCTCTTTAAATTCTCActctatatatatgggtataatgaATTGATATGAATAACAATGAGTTCTTTTATGCCAATTAAGATATATATAACAATGAGTTCTTTAAATTCAATTATAGTtcttccattatatatatatatatatatatatatatatatatatatatatatatatatatatatatatatatgtgtgtgtgtgtgtgtgtgtgtgtgtgtgtatacgtACACGTACGTGTGCGTACGTACAGACGTACGTACAGTATGTGTATACATGCAtctatacatgtatatacatagaTGTATCTTTATATTAATTCTTTTCTTAATTTGATCATTCATTCTTTTGTGTATGATTAGGGAGATTATCCAATATATGTGAGATTTGCTCTACGGGAGATATTAAAGAAGGGTCATGGTATAATTTTTGGAGGGTAGGCGCTTCATTCTTGATTCAGCCCTTTTTACAGATGAAGTTGTACCTTTAAAAGTCTAAAAAACTCGCGCTGATCATAAACACTGTCACGATCACTAACTATGCCATttgtgtatttttttattttttttcggtacAATCAGGGAGTTAGCGGCAAGCGTATTTGCAAGGGTTGTGGGGATTCTTATGGCTGCCAGGTATACTCTTGATGTCCTACAATCGGAAATAATTAGATGGGTATGTAATTTCTAAccttagttatttatttatttaccatATATAAATATTTAACTAATTGCTCAAAGTGGCCATCTCACACTTCTTAACCTTCACTAAAATGGGTGTTTATTAAATCGAAAAAACCAACCGATTCGAATTGGTTTTGGCGAAATGGGTTGGCTaattttgattttagttttgattTTTCGTTCAAACTTAAAAGTAATAGTAGGCATTATGCATCCCACTTCAAATTTAAGATTTCAAATGCTTCATCTACAAAAGCGAAAACAAACAATGAAATACAATTAGGACATATAAAAAATGGGTGTGTCATTACTATTTTTGCAAGGACATATAAAACAAACAATGAAATACAATTAGGCTAGATATACTTGGTTGAAAAATGCAATACATTTAACCACAACTGAATAGATCTAATGATCAAATGGGTGTGtcattactatttttttttttattgttgttatcACTTCTTCAAGTAACTTTGCATTAATGGATGACGATCTGCAAAACAAAACAGGAATAGTTATTAGCACGACCAAATCAACAAAAATAAACAAACAATAGTAATTTTATCAAATTTTCAAACATTACAATCCTTGCCAGGTCTAGATCCACACGCCCAAAGAAACATAGTTTTGGATCCTATCAAAATCATTACATCATTTTCTTCAACAATTAGTGCATATGaaacaataataaaataaattcATGGAGTAACAAACCTTAATTAATCACAAACCTTAATTAGCACAATCCACAAAACATATAAATTTTGCAACAACTAATCAAACCTATAAACTCTAATTAATGAGCTGATAAACAATACAAAATTTGGGACATTTGTTTTTTCTATTCAAATACATTTTGACTTTGATATTCGATTTTGAGATCGCTGATCGTTGATGATTTTAATTCCA
This genomic window from Rutidosis leptorrhynchoides isolate AG116_Rl617_1_P2 chromosome 2, CSIRO_AGI_Rlap_v1, whole genome shotgun sequence contains:
- the LOC139888426 gene encoding protein FAR1-RELATED SEQUENCE 5-like, translating into MKYAEQLFVYHSSVSNVGPTKAYEVYSNMKGSEKNVHGTADEVAKCNYNEFSDIILFDATCRTNRYNMKFVPFTGIDNHRRCVTVAVRLIRNETAESYTWLLRCFMKTFEKEPNMIVTDQDKSMTIAIKEVFKTAKHRLCMWHIMRKVPSKIQEAIPTIEDEVEKGFKNRLNKLVWNMYIEPNVFEERYEKLMHNFSLKNDS